A single Chloracidobacterium sp. DNA region contains:
- a CDS encoding DUF3488 domain-containing protein, whose product MNFERFFKVISYAVVSCGFFSLWVSGTFGLTSTILFVSLVAAAWALEDSRWQLSERVGTILIVLAMPVFYLAWRFGLFEFSGSETAVAGILARMILSLTAIKLLQKKNGRDWIFLYVMAFFQVLLVAGLSISAMYLGSFVLFLLVSVCAIITFEIRKTSSTVHHAGSPDAPAKGTEPGTVAISVNRLPTVAVALIIFTVIVALPLFFVLPRVGSAGLGVSQPSLATSSGFSDVVKLGGIGKIQQNDAVVMRVRSDRGGRALDGMYLRGVALDSFDNRSWSKSKRFSSEPYVRGDRDVIQFDFATGRDTLTAQTIYLEPLDSPILFGMPRVVAVQGNFPVLNRDAYGSISFQRADDRVSYKVFSDVSVPPVERLLNDNGVYRADDSTYLQLPSNLDGRISSLATSVTAGKLSRYEKATAIEKYLQSTFNYTLEQKAGGDEPLSDFLFNVREGHCEYFATAMAVMLRTQGIATRIVNGFSGGEYNDTADVTIVRQRNAHAWVEVYFPKEAAWITFDPTPFAGQPQAGTSSALMSGLSKYVEAFEMFWIQYFVAYDNQEQASIARSFKRGFSEYQSSAADGLSRAQQIVAEWWAEVRGDKGASTSAAAIGMAVSYLVGTVVIILICIWSIRRIGRLKLWTRLRRRLSSKSDKSIVEFYQRMLEVLADRGIVRQPHQTPLEFAHESGIPEALFVTETYNRVRYGKDNLPKDQAEKINEFLVSLAAGK is encoded by the coding sequence ATGAACTTCGAGCGATTCTTCAAAGTGATCTCATATGCCGTGGTTTCGTGCGGGTTTTTCTCGCTTTGGGTTTCCGGGACGTTTGGGCTTACGAGCACCATTTTGTTTGTATCGTTGGTCGCAGCCGCGTGGGCTCTAGAAGATTCCAGGTGGCAGCTATCGGAAAGGGTGGGGACGATTCTCATCGTGCTAGCGATGCCGGTATTCTATCTTGCGTGGCGGTTTGGGCTTTTCGAGTTTAGCGGATCTGAAACGGCCGTGGCCGGGATTCTCGCTCGGATGATACTGTCGCTAACCGCGATCAAGCTATTGCAGAAAAAGAATGGTCGCGACTGGATATTCCTCTATGTGATGGCTTTCTTCCAGGTGCTCCTTGTTGCTGGGCTCAGCATCAGTGCCATGTATTTGGGTTCATTTGTGCTATTTCTTCTGGTTTCGGTATGTGCGATCATCACATTTGAGATCCGCAAGACATCTTCGACGGTGCACCACGCGGGGTCGCCTGACGCACCCGCGAAAGGAACCGAACCGGGGACAGTTGCGATCTCGGTTAATAGGTTGCCGACAGTTGCCGTCGCTCTGATCATCTTCACCGTTATAGTGGCTCTCCCGCTCTTTTTCGTCCTACCACGGGTTGGGAGTGCCGGACTTGGGGTAAGCCAGCCTAGCCTAGCGACCTCGTCTGGATTCTCCGATGTGGTGAAACTTGGTGGAATCGGCAAGATCCAACAGAACGACGCTGTTGTGATGCGGGTTAGATCCGATCGTGGTGGTCGGGCATTGGACGGGATGTATTTGCGGGGAGTTGCTCTTGATTCCTTTGACAACCGCAGTTGGAGTAAGTCGAAGCGGTTTTCTTCGGAGCCGTACGTGCGAGGCGATCGGGACGTGATCCAGTTTGATTTTGCGACCGGGCGAGACACTTTGACAGCACAGACGATATATCTCGAGCCGCTCGATTCACCGATACTTTTTGGGATGCCGCGTGTAGTCGCCGTTCAAGGCAACTTTCCGGTGTTGAACAGAGATGCGTACGGATCGATTTCTTTCCAAAGGGCCGACGATCGGGTTAGTTACAAGGTCTTTTCTGACGTAAGTGTTCCTCCGGTAGAACGCCTGTTAAACGACAATGGAGTTTACCGTGCGGACGATTCCACATATTTGCAGTTACCGTCCAACCTTGATGGTCGAATTTCCTCGCTGGCTACGTCGGTCACGGCCGGCAAACTCAGTCGTTATGAAAAGGCGACTGCGATCGAGAAGTATCTGCAATCAACCTTTAATTATACCCTTGAACAAAAGGCCGGCGGCGACGAACCGCTCTCAGACTTTCTGTTTAACGTTAGAGAGGGACATTGTGAGTACTTTGCTACCGCGATGGCGGTAATGTTGCGGACGCAGGGAATCGCGACGCGTATCGTAAATGGTTTTAGCGGAGGTGAGTATAACGACACCGCCGATGTGACGATCGTCAGGCAGCGTAATGCACACGCGTGGGTCGAGGTCTATTTTCCGAAGGAAGCGGCGTGGATCACATTTGATCCGACGCCATTTGCAGGACAACCGCAAGCGGGAACATCGTCAGCATTGATGAGCGGTCTGAGCAAATATGTCGAAGCCTTTGAGATGTTTTGGATCCAGTATTTTGTCGCATATGACAATCAGGAACAAGCATCGATCGCGAGATCATTCAAGCGTGGATTCTCTGAATATCAATCGTCGGCCGCGGATGGTTTGTCTAGAGCCCAACAAATCGTCGCCGAATGGTGGGCCGAGGTGCGTGGGGACAAAGGCGCTTCGACGAGTGCCGCCGCAATCGGAATGGCCGTTAGCTACCTAGTCGGAACAGTTGTGATTATCTTGATCTGTATTTGGTCAATTCGGCGAATTGGCCGGCTAAAGCTATGGACCCGATTACGCCGACGTCTCTCCAGCAAGAGCGACAAGTCCATTGTCGAGTTTTATCAAAGAATGCTTGAGGTCCTCGCCGATCGCGGCATTGTGCGGCAACCCCACCAAACCCCGCTCGAGTTTGCCCACGAGTCCGGCATCCCGGAAGCACTTTTCGTCACCGAAACCTACAACCGTGTACGCTACGGCAAAGATAACCTGCCAAAAGATCAAGCCGAGAAGATCAATGAGTTTCTTGTAAGCCTTGCGGCAGGGAAATGA
- the rimO gene encoding 30S ribosomal protein S12 methylthiotransferase RimO, with protein sequence MKKVGFVSLGCPKNLVDSEVMMGQLAAAGYDITNDAGDADTVVVNTCGFIESAKQESIDAILEATRWKSEGKANRVIVAGCLVERYRDDLMAELPDVDAFIGTSQVGEILNAADDSFDANQLTITPIGNKSSTYLYDEHTPRIRATDAHTAFIKIAEGCDRPCAFCSIPGMRGSFRSRRFGSIIEEARELAKQGVKEVVLIAQDSSRYGEDLGEVDALAALIRALGEIDGLEWIRPMYAFPTHISDAFLSAIAETPKAVKYLDMPLQHASRNVLKLMKRGGTRDSLERLIERVRTKVPGIAIRTTFITGFPGETEEDFGELIKFVQNCRFDNVGVFTYSDEEGTAAFDLPDKVDPRVAKQRRNRLMKEQAKISNQLNKAKVGKTFKVLFEGLSQESDLLFQGRLEGQAQEIDGYILINDVPENFKPSIGSLYDVKITAAHDYDLVGMIVESERPNTV encoded by the coding sequence ATGAAAAAAGTCGGTTTTGTCAGTCTTGGGTGTCCGAAGAATCTCGTTGACAGCGAGGTTATGATGGGGCAGTTGGCCGCCGCCGGTTACGACATCACAAATGATGCCGGGGATGCCGACACAGTGGTTGTCAATACGTGCGGCTTTATCGAGTCGGCGAAGCAGGAATCGATCGATGCTATCCTCGAAGCCACGCGTTGGAAATCAGAGGGCAAGGCGAATCGCGTAATTGTCGCGGGGTGCCTGGTCGAACGTTACCGTGACGACTTGATGGCTGAACTCCCGGACGTCGATGCCTTTATAGGAACGTCACAGGTCGGCGAGATCCTCAATGCGGCAGATGACAGTTTCGACGCAAATCAACTGACCATCACCCCGATCGGCAACAAATCCTCGACATATCTTTATGATGAGCATACGCCCCGCATTCGGGCGACCGATGCCCATACCGCATTTATCAAGATCGCCGAAGGCTGTGACCGCCCTTGTGCATTTTGCTCCATACCCGGGATGCGTGGCAGTTTTCGCTCGCGTCGCTTCGGTTCGATCATTGAGGAGGCACGCGAACTTGCAAAACAAGGGGTGAAGGAGGTCGTGCTAATCGCGCAGGACTCATCACGATATGGCGAGGACCTTGGTGAGGTTGACGCTCTCGCGGCACTCATTCGAGCGCTGGGTGAGATCGACGGATTGGAGTGGATCCGCCCGATGTACGCATTTCCAACGCATATCTCTGACGCATTTCTGTCAGCAATTGCCGAGACACCGAAGGCTGTAAAGTATCTGGATATGCCGTTGCAACACGCTTCGCGTAATGTCCTAAAACTGATGAAACGGGGCGGCACTCGCGACTCGCTAGAACGTCTGATCGAACGTGTGCGAACAAAAGTGCCGGGAATCGCGATCCGTACGACATTCATTACAGGGTTTCCCGGCGAAACCGAAGAGGATTTTGGGGAACTGATCAAGTTCGTCCAAAACTGCAGATTTGATAACGTCGGTGTCTTTACCTACTCGGACGAAGAAGGGACAGCGGCCTTTGACTTGCCGGACAAGGTTGATCCACGAGTAGCCAAACAGCGGCGAAATCGATTAATGAAAGAGCAGGCCAAGATCAGTAATCAATTGAATAAGGCTAAGGTCGGAAAGACGTTCAAAGTACTTTTCGAGGGTCTCTCGCAGGAGTCAGATTTACTTTTCCAAGGACGCCTGGAAGGACAGGCTCAGGAAATAGACGGCTACATTTTGATAAATGACGTGCCGGAGAACTTCAAGCCGTCGATCGGGTCGCTCTACGACGTGAAAATTACCGCGGCTCACGATTATGACCTTGTGGGAATGATAGTCGAATCAGAACGGCCGAACACCGTGTAA
- a CDS encoding M20/M25/M40 family metallo-hydrolase — protein MIAVGIAMFVVANSGQTLSPDEKKIVDFIDRNNASAIALLETTVNIESPTEDIAGVKKVGSVYQKEFESLGMKTTWIDLPPEFKRAGHLMAESTGNCGKRLLLLGHLDTVLRGEPYRLDGTRAFGTGIGDMKGGNLIIIQALKALQAVGALKDTRIIVMFTGDEEDTADPIEASRRDMVAAAKRSDAALSFEGTVLNTATVGRRGFSSWRLEVTAKTGHSGQIFRDGMGHGAVFEAARILNEFRIALSKEKYLTFNPSLIVGGTTVETKDADGRAFGKTNVVAAKAVVNGDLRFISEAQKLSARTRMMEIVAKSLPGTTATITFEDGLPAMSPNDGNYGLLADLDKVSKDLGFGAIEALDPGERGAGDIAFVADLVPSLDGIGIGGSRASHAKGESAELSSLPMLTKRAALLIYRLTR, from the coding sequence ATGATCGCCGTAGGTATTGCGATGTTTGTCGTTGCAAATTCGGGGCAGACACTTAGTCCGGATGAAAAGAAGATCGTCGACTTCATTGATAGGAACAATGCATCGGCCATTGCTTTACTTGAGACAACTGTCAATATCGAAAGTCCGACAGAAGACATAGCGGGAGTCAAGAAGGTCGGTTCGGTCTATCAGAAGGAATTCGAATCTTTAGGGATGAAAACCACGTGGATCGATTTGCCGCCCGAATTTAAGCGAGCAGGCCATCTCATGGCTGAGTCCACCGGTAACTGCGGCAAGCGACTTTTACTACTTGGGCATTTGGACACCGTTCTTCGGGGCGAACCCTACAGACTCGACGGCACGCGTGCATTTGGCACCGGCATCGGGGATATGAAAGGTGGAAATTTGATAATTATTCAAGCACTGAAGGCTCTACAGGCTGTGGGAGCCCTAAAGGACACTAGGATAATTGTAATGTTTACGGGCGACGAAGAAGATACGGCCGACCCGATCGAGGCGAGCCGCCGCGATATGGTGGCGGCCGCCAAACGTAGCGATGCTGCCCTAAGCTTCGAAGGTACAGTTCTCAATACGGCTACGGTTGGGCGACGAGGGTTTAGCTCTTGGAGACTCGAAGTTACGGCTAAAACGGGTCATTCGGGTCAGATATTCCGCGATGGTATGGGTCATGGCGCGGTATTTGAAGCCGCACGGATATTAAATGAATTCCGTATTGCTCTTAGTAAGGAGAAGTATCTCACATTCAACCCGTCTCTCATCGTCGGAGGAACCACGGTCGAAACCAAAGATGCCGATGGGCGAGCCTTTGGAAAGACCAACGTGGTGGCGGCAAAAGCGGTTGTAAATGGCGACCTGAGGTTTATTAGCGAAGCTCAAAAACTCTCAGCGCGGACTCGTATGATGGAAATCGTCGCGAAGAGCCTGCCTGGGACCACAGCAACGATAACTTTCGAAGACGGCCTGCCGGCTATGTCACCGAATGATGGAAACTACGGGTTACTTGCCGATCTCGACAAGGTTAGCAAAGATCTCGGGTTTGGGGCGATCGAGGCTCTCGACCCGGGCGAGCGCGGTGCCGGTGACATCGCATTTGTCGCTGACCTTGTTCCAAGCCTCGACGGGATCGGCATCGGAGGTTCAAGAGCATCGCACGCTAAGGGTGAATCAGCCGAACTCAGTTCACTACCAATGCTGACCAAGCGAGCCGCATTGTTGATATATCGGCTTACAAGATAA
- a CDS encoding beta-lactamase family protein yields the protein MKANRYRISIPLAVTVILWFASVSVAQQLPKAKLTELGISAEKLENLSTVLNSYVKDGRLAGSVAMVLRNGKVVYLNSFGYRDLESRSPMRTDSIFRIASQSKALTSVGIMIMQEEGKLLISDPLSKYLPEFANTTVAQPKDGGGYDIVKAKRAITIRDLLTHTSGISYGSGPAKDKWEAANITGWYFADRDEAISETVKRIAALPMDAQPGEKFIYGYSTDILGAVLEKVSGLPLDQFIFERITKPLKMTDTSFYLGTDKADRFTTVYSAKGSNIEKAPAPGLGVGQGAYLTGPKKSFSGGAGLLSTANDYARFLQMLLNNGELEGVRILSRKSVELMTADHLRKIPYDRDGVGFGLGFSIVKDVGASGTPSSVGEFGWGGAYHSNYWVDPKEKLVVVYFTQLIPAGNIDDFGKLRVLIYGSLID from the coding sequence ATGAAAGCTAATAGATACCGAATTTCGATCCCGCTCGCGGTCACCGTCATATTATGGTTCGCGAGCGTCTCAGTTGCACAGCAGTTGCCCAAGGCGAAATTAACGGAACTTGGCATTTCAGCTGAAAAGCTTGAGAACCTTTCTACAGTATTGAATAGTTATGTGAAGGACGGGCGTCTTGCTGGCAGCGTCGCAATGGTGCTTAGGAATGGTAAGGTCGTATACCTAAATTCCTTCGGATATAGAGATCTGGAGTCTCGATCACCGATGCGTACTGATTCGATATTTCGCATCGCTTCTCAAAGTAAAGCACTGACCAGCGTCGGAATTATGATAATGCAGGAAGAAGGCAAATTGCTGATTTCGGACCCATTGAGCAAGTACCTCCCCGAGTTTGCGAACACAACGGTTGCCCAGCCAAAGGATGGTGGCGGCTACGATATCGTAAAGGCAAAACGAGCGATCACGATCCGCGACCTCCTAACACATACGTCCGGAATCAGTTACGGCAGCGGTCCGGCTAAAGACAAGTGGGAAGCTGCAAATATTACCGGATGGTACTTTGCCGATCGCGACGAGGCTATTTCCGAAACCGTCAAACGGATTGCAGCATTGCCAATGGATGCTCAGCCGGGTGAAAAATTTATCTATGGCTATTCGACCGACATTCTCGGTGCTGTCTTGGAAAAGGTCAGCGGTTTGCCTCTAGACCAATTTATCTTTGAACGCATCACAAAACCGCTCAAAATGACCGACACGTCATTTTACCTCGGTACTGACAAGGCAGATCGATTTACGACAGTCTATTCAGCCAAGGGCTCGAATATCGAAAAGGCACCTGCCCCTGGCTTAGGTGTCGGACAAGGTGCGTATCTGACGGGTCCCAAAAAAAGCTTTTCCGGCGGTGCCGGCCTTTTGTCGACCGCAAATGATTATGCACGCTTTTTACAAATGCTTCTCAATAATGGAGAACTTGAAGGCGTTCGAATTCTTAGCCGAAAGTCAGTGGAATTGATGACGGCTGACCATCTAAGGAAGATACCGTATGACCGTGATGGAGTAGGATTCGGTTTAGGATTTTCGATCGTAAAAGATGTCGGAGCAAGCGGAACACCATCGTCAGTTGGCGAATTTGGTTGGGGTGGAGCGTACCATTCGAATTATTGGGTAGATCCAAAGGAAAAATTAGTGGTCGTCTACTTCACTCAGTTGATTCCTGCCGGCAACATCGACGATTTTGGAAAATTGCGGGTTTTGATCTACGGATCGCTCATTGATTAA
- the glnA gene encoding type I glutamate--ammonia ligase — MNAKNVLNYAADQEARFVSIRFTDLIGSWHHLTYPIERLSEDSFEDGFGFDASSLRGWAAIHESDMLLVPDPSRFWIDPFTEDTTLCLIANAVDPITKEGYWLDPRSIAQRAESYLKFTGIADTIFVGPEAEFFIFDEARYHNDQNSAGYMVNSEEGHWNSGRKSGDLGRNNGYHIRPKEGYVPVAPLDTLIDIRNTISSILGEVGINVECHHHEVATAGQCEIDFEFSNLLHTADNVMLFKYVVKNTAHAAGKSATFMPKPIYGDNGSGMHCHQSLWKDGTPLFAGDQYAGLSEMAKFYIGGLLKHAPALIGFAAPTTNSYKRLVPGFEAPVNLAYSARNRSAAVRIPMFSSSPKAKRLEFRPPDPSCNPYITFAALLMAGLDGIQNRIDPGEPLDKDIYDLPPEELKNVPSLPGSLDEALDALEKDHEFLLKGDVFSVSLIERWIRYKRENEIAPLRQRPHPLEFSMYYDI, encoded by the coding sequence ATGAACGCTAAGAATGTTTTGAATTATGCCGCTGATCAGGAGGCTCGATTCGTGTCTATTCGATTTACGGATCTGATCGGATCGTGGCACCACCTAACGTATCCGATCGAACGGCTATCTGAGGATAGCTTTGAGGATGGATTTGGCTTTGACGCGTCTAGTCTGCGCGGGTGGGCCGCCATTCACGAATCGGATATGCTCCTTGTTCCGGATCCTTCACGTTTTTGGATCGATCCGTTTACTGAGGATACGACGCTTTGCCTGATCGCTAATGCGGTCGACCCGATCACAAAGGAGGGATATTGGCTGGACCCGCGGTCGATCGCGCAGCGTGCCGAAAGCTATTTGAAGTTCACCGGCATCGCGGACACGATTTTTGTCGGTCCCGAAGCTGAGTTCTTCATATTTGACGAGGCTAGGTATCACAACGATCAGAATTCGGCGGGTTATATGGTCAATTCCGAAGAAGGGCATTGGAATTCGGGACGGAAATCCGGCGATCTCGGCCGAAACAATGGTTATCACATCCGCCCGAAAGAGGGATATGTGCCGGTGGCCCCGCTCGATACACTGATCGATATCAGAAACACGATCTCATCGATCCTCGGCGAAGTTGGGATCAATGTTGAATGCCATCATCACGAGGTTGCAACCGCCGGCCAATGCGAGATCGACTTTGAATTCTCGAATCTTTTGCACACGGCCGACAACGTAATGTTATTTAAGTACGTGGTGAAAAATACGGCACATGCGGCAGGCAAGTCCGCGACCTTTATGCCGAAGCCGATCTATGGCGACAACGGTTCCGGAATGCATTGTCACCAGTCGCTTTGGAAAGATGGCACGCCACTTTTCGCGGGAGATCAGTACGCTGGACTTTCCGAAATGGCCAAGTTTTACATCGGCGGCCTTCTGAAGCACGCTCCTGCGTTAATCGGATTTGCAGCACCGACAACGAATAGCTACAAGCGTCTGGTGCCAGGATTTGAGGCTCCGGTCAATCTCGCATACTCTGCCAGAAACAGGTCTGCGGCCGTTCGCATTCCGATGTTCTCATCCTCGCCGAAGGCGAAGCGCCTAGAATTTAGACCGCCGGATCCTAGCTGCAATCCCTATATAACGTTTGCTGCGCTACTTATGGCGGGTCTCGACGGGATTCAGAATCGCATCGATCCCGGCGAACCGCTTGATAAGGATATTTACGACCTTCCGCCGGAAGAGCTTAAGAATGTACCGTCGTTGCCGGGCAGTCTTGATGAGGCCTTGGATGCATTGGAGAAAGATCACGAATTTCTGTTAAAGGGCGATGTCTTCTCGGTCTCCTTAATTGAACGATGGATAAGATATAAACGCGAGAACGAGATCGCACCACTTCGGCAGCGTCCGCATCCGCTCGAATTTTCTATGTATTACGATATCTAA
- a CDS encoding GNAT family N-acetyltransferase produces the protein MKVESVPIIGDNVKLEPLRVDHIPALCDVGLDGQLWKWTTSVIANALDMERYVKRALVERDLGASVPYVTVVKNSGMIVGATRFGNIDVANRKAEIGWTWVTPKWQRTSVNTETKLLMLSHAFEQWKCIRVEFKTDANNRRSRKAIKRLGAKEEGILRNHMITESGRFRDSVYFSIIENEWDAVKQRLCRRLEKRDED, from the coding sequence ATGAAAGTCGAATCAGTCCCGATCATTGGCGATAATGTGAAGCTCGAGCCATTGCGAGTGGATCATATCCCCGCGCTCTGTGACGTGGGGCTAGATGGCCAACTTTGGAAATGGACTACGAGTGTTATCGCAAATGCCTTAGATATGGAACGCTACGTCAAACGAGCGCTTGTGGAACGAGACCTCGGGGCATCAGTACCTTATGTGACCGTTGTCAAAAATAGCGGAATGATCGTTGGGGCGACGCGGTTTGGCAATATTGACGTGGCCAATCGAAAAGCGGAGATCGGTTGGACTTGGGTAACGCCCAAATGGCAAAGGACGTCAGTTAACACCGAGACGAAATTGTTAATGCTCTCCCACGCCTTTGAGCAATGGAAATGTATACGCGTCGAGTTTAAGACCGATGCGAACAACCGGCGGTCGCGGAAGGCAATAAAGCGGTTGGGTGCAAAAGAAGAGGGAATATTGCGAAACCATATGATCACCGAGTCGGGGCGGTTTCGCGATTCGGTTTATTTCAGTATCATAGAGAACGAATGGGACGCGGTTAAACAGCGACTTTGCCGTAGATTGGAAAAACGAGATGAAGATTAG
- a CDS encoding 2-nitropropane dioxygenase, whose translation MERFNIICPCCEATITIDAQTGAVLSHEVQKKVLGSFEDLKGELSKQKDMRDQLFAQEMSSVKDRERLLDEKFKEALKRADKDTGIPFRNPLDMD comes from the coding sequence ATGGAAAGATTTAACATTATTTGTCCGTGCTGCGAGGCAACTATAACCATTGACGCACAAACCGGCGCGGTACTTTCACACGAGGTCCAGAAGAAAGTATTGGGTTCGTTCGAGGATCTCAAAGGAGAATTGTCTAAGCAAAAAGATATGCGAGATCAGTTGTTCGCTCAAGAAATGTCTTCGGTAAAAGACCGCGAACGATTGTTGGACGAGAAATTTAAGGAGGCACTGAAGCGTGCCGACAAGGATACAGGGATACCTTTCAGAAATCCGCTCGATATGGATTAG
- the pyrF gene encoding orotidine-5'-phosphate decarboxylase: MTQTSTSNSLEISSRERLIVALDVSSSREAFSLVNELKDEVGAFKIGLQLFSAEGPAFVRELVDIGAKVFLDLKFHDIPNTVAKAAVEAARTGAWMINVHALGGREMMIRTSDDVREFCIINSIETPKLIAVTVLTSADSLTLNEIGISRDVETQVAELAKLTALSGFDGVVASPMEVQTIRQAVNDVGFLVVTPGIRQNTATKDDQKRVTTFAEAMANGSDYVVVGRPITEASDRLRAVYEILS, from the coding sequence ATGACCCAAACTTCTACATCCAACAGTCTTGAAATCTCTTCAAGAGAGAGGCTTATCGTGGCTCTCGATGTGTCGAGTTCGCGAGAAGCCTTTTCTCTGGTAAATGAGCTAAAAGATGAGGTTGGAGCCTTTAAGATTGGACTTCAGCTATTTTCAGCCGAAGGGCCGGCATTCGTCCGTGAGTTGGTCGATATCGGGGCGAAGGTATTTCTAGATCTGAAGTTTCACGATATCCCAAACACAGTTGCAAAGGCTGCGGTAGAAGCGGCAAGGACCGGAGCGTGGATGATCAATGTGCACGCATTGGGCGGCAGGGAAATGATGATTCGAACCTCAGACGACGTGAGGGAGTTCTGCATCATTAACTCGATCGAAACGCCTAAACTCATTGCTGTAACCGTTCTCACAAGCGCTGACAGCCTAACGTTAAATGAAATAGGCATATCTCGGGATGTTGAAACGCAGGTAGCGGAACTTGCCAAATTGACTGCACTTTCCGGATTTGACGGCGTAGTCGCGTCGCCAATGGAAGTGCAAACGATTCGCCAAGCCGTCAACGACGTGGGATTTCTTGTGGTTACGCCGGGTATTCGTCAGAACACTGCAACGAAAGACGATCAAAAGCGTGTAACTACTTTTGCTGAGGCTATGGCAAACGGATCGGATTACGTTGTCGTCGGCCGTCCAATAACCGAAGCTTCTGACCGTTTAAGAGCGGTGTACGAAATTCTTTCATAG
- a CDS encoding DUF3108 domain-containing protein has protein sequence MTSCPITRPSRLLVVPIAFLFAVAIFTGLAVAQSATILTAGQETSFRVGEKLSYSVSYETFQDVAYLETQVLSTGMLGGKRVFEINGRLKTYQIVSAALSLIDENRTVFVAADTGMPLMVKRTKSNVVVPVDTVENFLSSPAMGNDLLSLVYAIRATGGSGSFTLTENGESHAVTVQPTKPEKVKISAGEFDSTVSVINSSFFVLKGIKNVTINLSADDRRLPIMVRFRTSTGTFRVELSNVQYIVPAQPEVRPTPVPAGTTRPAQPPRPQPSPAPYVSNQPLLAELAFNLGEVLEYKLSSAGNAIGIVRFEAKERTLFQNRDSLLLTAIVSGVDQGNKTFGLGDMLSSRVNPETLAPLQSELKFSGVLRPFNQTVTFDPKTGAIQVGGPNTIDAPVGTHSLVSLIYAMRSFNLDPSKSPGNPVNDTRVAVYWMDRPYIFTLRPGNPEMISINGVKLPAQLITVNTGNPQLDQLAIKVWLSTERGRKPLRFSVGTFQADLIIPNIQ, from the coding sequence ATGACTTCCTGCCCAATTACCCGACCATCACGACTCTTGGTAGTCCCGATCGCATTTCTATTTGCGGTCGCTATTTTTACAGGCCTGGCAGTGGCTCAATCTGCAACCATACTCACCGCCGGCCAGGAAACGTCGTTTCGGGTAGGCGAGAAGTTGAGTTACAGCGTTTCATACGAAACTTTCCAAGATGTAGCGTACCTTGAAACCCAAGTACTCTCCACCGGGATGCTAGGCGGAAAGCGGGTTTTTGAGATCAACGGCCGGTTGAAAACCTACCAGATCGTAAGCGCAGCTTTATCGCTGATCGACGAAAACCGCACCGTCTTTGTCGCCGCTGACACCGGAATGCCGTTAATGGTTAAGCGGACAAAAAGTAATGTCGTGGTTCCGGTCGATACCGTCGAGAACTTTCTGTCGTCGCCGGCGATGGGAAACGATCTACTTTCCTTGGTGTATGCGATCAGAGCGACTGGAGGTTCGGGCAGTTTTACTTTAACGGAAAATGGCGAATCCCACGCGGTAACCGTTCAGCCGACCAAACCGGAAAAAGTGAAAATATCGGCCGGCGAATTCGATTCGACGGTCTCGGTCATTAACAGCAGTTTTTTTGTTCTGAAGGGCATTAAGAACGTAACTATAAATTTGAGTGCCGATGATAGACGCTTACCCATAATGGTCAGGTTTCGGACTTCAACGGGAACGTTTCGAGTGGAGCTTTCAAATGTGCAATACATTGTGCCTGCACAGCCAGAAGTGAGGCCAACACCGGTTCCGGCCGGGACTACGCGCCCTGCACAGCCGCCGCGACCGCAACCGTCTCCGGCACCATACGTATCAAATCAACCGCTTCTGGCCGAACTGGCATTCAATTTGGGCGAAGTTTTAGAGTACAAACTGTCGTCAGCCGGAAATGCCATCGGCATTGTCAGATTCGAAGCAAAGGAGCGAACTTTGTTTCAAAATCGAGACAGTTTGTTGCTGACAGCGATTGTCTCGGGCGTTGACCAGGGAAATAAGACATTCGGACTCGGCGATATGCTTTCGTCCCGCGTAAACCCTGAAACGCTTGCACCTCTGCAGTCGGAATTGAAATTTTCAGGCGTACTTCGACCGTTTAACCAGACAGTAACCTTTGACCCAAAAACCGGCGCGATCCAGGTAGGCGGCCCAAACACTATCGACGCTCCGGTTGGCACGCATAGTCTCGTCTCCCTAATTTATGCAATGCGTTCATTTAACCTGGATCCGAGCAAAAGCCCCGGAAATCCGGTGAATGACACGCGTGTCGCGGTTTACTGGATGGATCGTCCGTATATATTCACGCTCCGGCCGGGGAATCCGGAAATGATCTCGATCAACGGAGTGAAACTGCCTGCCCAACTCATCACGGTCAACACGGGAAATCCGCAATTGGATCAACTGGCCATAAAGGTTTGGCTTAGTACGGAGCGAGGACGAAAGCCATTGCGGTTTTCTGTCGGGACATTTCAAGCTGATCTAATAATTCCAAATATTCAATAA